One genomic region from Leeia speluncae encodes:
- a CDS encoding Mth938-like domain-containing protein produces MKLHQQVDAGTQFKQYKDGAVQIGENWYSGVLIVTVDDVDQTWSATSFDSLTSADFEYLLKFKPEVVLLGTGPSFRFLNPALTLPLASQGVGVEAMDTGAMCRTFNILSGEGRKVVAAILP; encoded by the coding sequence ATGAAATTACACCAGCAAGTGGATGCCGGTACTCAGTTTAAACAGTACAAAGATGGTGCCGTTCAGATCGGTGAAAACTGGTATAGCGGTGTATTGATTGTGACCGTAGATGATGTGGATCAAACCTGGTCAGCAACTAGTTTTGATTCTCTGACGAGTGCTGACTTTGAGTATTTGCTTAAGTTTAAGCCAGAAGTCGTGTTGTTAGGTACGGGGCCAAGTTTTCGCTTTTTAAATCCTGCGCTAACACTGCCGTTAGCAAGCCAAGGGGTGGGTGTCGAGGCAATGGATACCGGGGCAATGTGCCGTACCTTTAATATTCTCTCTGGCGAGGGGCGAAAAGTGGTGGCGGCTATCCTTCCATAA
- a CDS encoding YebC/PmpR family DNA-binding transcriptional regulator yields MAGHSKWANIKHKKAAADAKRGKIFTRLIKEITVAAKNGGDPTINPRLRLAIDKALSANMTKDTIERAVKRGSGDQDGVDYVELRYEGYGINGAAVIVDCMTDNKTRTVADVRHAFTKYGGNLGTDGCVAYMFKHCGILVFAPGTDEDGLMEAALEAGADDVVSHEDGSYEVLTPPYDFVQIKEALEAAGFKAEMEEVTMKPDNEVSFTGEDAIKMQKLLDALENLDDVQEVFTSAVIEEE; encoded by the coding sequence ATGGCTGGTCACAGTAAGTGGGCAAACATCAAACACAAGAAGGCGGCTGCGGATGCCAAAAGAGGTAAAATTTTTACCCGCCTAATTAAAGAAATTACCGTTGCTGCAAAAAATGGTGGTGACCCGACAATTAACCCTCGTCTTCGCTTGGCTATCGATAAAGCGCTAAGTGCAAACATGACTAAAGACACCATCGAACGTGCGGTAAAACGCGGTTCTGGTGATCAAGACGGCGTTGATTATGTTGAACTTCGTTATGAAGGCTACGGCATTAACGGTGCTGCGGTGATTGTAGATTGTATGACCGACAACAAAACCCGTACGGTCGCTGATGTTCGTCACGCATTTACCAAGTACGGCGGTAACTTAGGTACGGATGGTTGCGTTGCTTATATGTTTAAGCATTGCGGTATTTTGGTTTTCGCACCAGGTACTGACGAAGATGGTCTAATGGAAGCTGCGTTAGAAGCGGGCGCTGATGACGTTGTTTCTCATGAAGATGGTTCATACGAAGTACTTACCCCTCCGTACGATTTCGTGCAAATTAAAGAAGCCCTAGAAGCGGCAGGCTTTAAAGCAGAAATGGAAGAAGTAACAATGAAACCAGATAATGAAGTCTCATTTACTGGTGAAGATGCAATCAAAATGCAAAAGCTTTTAGATGCACTAGAGAACTTAGATGACGTGCAAGAAGTCTTTACTTCTGCTGTGATCGAAGAAGAGTAA